Genomic DNA from Dioscorea cayenensis subsp. rotundata cultivar TDr96_F1 chromosome 1, TDr96_F1_v2_PseudoChromosome.rev07_lg8_w22 25.fasta, whole genome shotgun sequence:
CCATCCCCTTTGATGTTTTTAACACCATATCCCTTATCAATCCTTTCGTCAAAGGATTCACAAGAATTAATTCAGACCTTATATAATTAATCGAAATTACCCCACTTATAATCAACTCTTTTACAGAGCTATGCCTTAGTCCAATATGTCGAGATTTTCCATTATAAACTTGGCTATACGCCTTTGAAAGTGTAGACTGGCTATCACAATGTATAACTATTGGTGCCATTGGCTTGGGCCATATAGGAATTTCAAGTAGTAAGTTTCTAAGTCATTCTGCTTCCTTACTACATGCAGCCAATGCTATAAACTCAGACACCATGGTGGAGTCTGCAATACATGTCTGCTTCTTTGATCCCCAAGAAATAGCACCCCCACCAAGTGTGTAGACCCATCCACTTGTAGAAGCATGATCCTCAATGTGATTTACCCAACTAGCATCTGCATATCCTTCTAAATTTGAAGGATTACCACtatagataatttatttttcctttcaaaaacTTTAATACTCTCTACACAGCATGCCAAATGGTCTTTACTTCGATTGCTTGTGTATTTACTTAACCTTCCTACAACATAAGTTATATTTGGTCTTGTATATGTCATGGCATACATTAAGCATCCAATTATTTTAGTATATTCTAGTTGTCTCATAGGACAACCTTTATTTTGTTCCAACTTGATACAAGAATCAAATGGTGTCGAAACAggacaataattaaaataatcaaactttTTTGATATTTTCTCAATGTAATGAAATTGAGACATACTAAAACAATTGTtatctttaataattttatttcctAGAATAACATCCGTCTCTCCCATATCTTTCATGTCAAAGTTGTTAGACaagaaattttttgttttcataacttcATTTATATTAGTGCTAAATATTAACATGTCATCTATATATAAGCAAATTATGACACATTTTTCGTAATTAAATTTACTATAGACACATTTGTTAGATTCCTTAATTTTAAACCCATTTGCTAGAATCACCTCAACAAATGTTTTGATGTCATTGTTTAGGGGCTTGCATAAGTCCATAAAGAGACTTAATTGGTTTACATACTTTGTGTTCTTGACCGGGAAAAACAAACTCTTCAGGTTGTTTCATATACACTTCTTCATCCAATTCTCCATTAAGAAAGGCtgttttaacatccatttgatgtattACAAAATTGTATATTGAAAGCAAGTGCAATAAGCACTCTAATAGTAGTAATTCTTGCAACAAGTGCATATGTGTCAAAATAATCTATTCCTTCCTTTTTGTGTAAACCCTTTAGCAACTAATcttgctttaaatttatcaatggttccatctacttttattttcttcttgaaaatCCCATTTATAACCAATTGGTTTGGAACCAGGTGGAGGTCAGCTAGTTTCCATGTTTTTACTACCCATTATTGAGTCCATTTCATCTTGTATGGCTTCTTTCCAAAATGGTGCATCCTGAGATTTCATAGCCTCTTCAAATATTTTAGGATCACCttctatattaaaaacaaagtaGATGCATGACTTTGAATTCTTTCACTTGTTCCTTCAAtaaggaaaatgaagaaatcaagGCATATGTTTTTGCCCTCCTAACCCTCTTAGTCCTTCTAGGTTCTACTTCTTCTAATGTATCATTAGTAGAAAAATTATCCCCTAGATtgtatttgttatttgaaaTATAACATATCCTTTGGCCTAGGAATAGGATTAAAtctattttcttgaaaaatagcATCTCTTGACTCAATAACTACATTCATAGGATAATAATTATTTGGTTCAATTACCAAGAACCGATATGCTTTACTATTTTTAGCATATCCCAGGAAGATACATTCAATTCCTTTTTCACCAATTTTCTTCCTTTTGGGTTCCAGAATTTTAACTATTGCCCAATAACCCCAAACtttaaaatagtaaacattgGGCTTTCTTTTCTTCCTAAGTTCATATGGGGttatcttgttccttttattagGAACCCTATTTAATATATACCATGCAGTTAGCAATGCTTCACCCCAATATCCACTTGTTAAACCAGAGTAAGATAACAAAGAATTTGTCATTTCTTTTAGCACCATGTTTTTCCTTTCGGCtataccattttgttgtggggaATAAGGAGCAATTACTTGAATTATGCCAGCAGACTCAAAATATTTTGGATCATAGTATTCTCCTACTCTATTTGACCTCAAACATTTAATAACAATTTCACATTGAAGTTCtacttcaattttaaaaatcttaaatttttctaaaatttcatcttttgaatgtattaaaaaaatataacaatatcgagtgcaatcatcaataaatgtcAACAAAATACTTTTTGCTACCTATAGTAGGCCTACCATGTAAAtcacaaacatcagaatgaattaattctaatattttagaatttctttCTACTCCAAGAAAAGGTTGTCTTGTTACCTTAGTTAACATACAAGTAGTGCAAGATTCATGTTGTCTAGAAGTCATTGGAATTAAATCAAGATTCatcatatcatttaatttgtgaaaattaacATGACCATACCATAATACCATAAATCACAAGAgtgaacaaaataaacaaaattataactattattataaattttagcaATGTTCATCTTGAACATGTTCTCACAACAATAACCTTTGCCTACATACATCCCATTCTCAGAGAGAATAAACTTATCTCTCTCAAAGATAGACTTAACCCCAAACTTATTAAGTAAAGGtatagaaattaaattcttTCCTAACTTCTGATACATAATACACATCTTTTCAAAGTAAGAACCTTTGCAGAAGTAAACTCAATTTCAACTGTCCCTTTGCCCTTGACTTAGACACTTGAAGTATTTTCCATGTATAGCAcatttcatcttcttccttaaATGTCATGAAGAGATCTTTGTTTTTGCACACATGATGAGTTGCACCAGAATCAACCCACCATGATTCATTATCTTTAATCTATTGATTCCAGATATTACGGCCACAAGATTGTCCTTTTGAGGAGGAACTTTTCTCTTGCATCTTTTTGTAGAAGCGACACTCTTTCTTGTAATGGCAAACTTTCTTACAGAAGAAATaacttcctttcttttcttgttattgCGGCCATCTTGTGCATGTAACTCTCCATTatactttttccttttcttggagTTTTTGTGGGACTCTCCTTCTTCCAATACATGTACTTTCTCATGAGCCTTGATATCTTTTGTATCATCTTGTTTTTCTATACTCCTCTTCCAAGCCAAGATAATTACCCAATTGCTCAAAACATATATCTTCCTTTTATGCTTGAGATTcgtttttgaaatctttccatGATGGAGGAAGATTGTCTATGATTGAGGAGACAACGATAGACTCATCCATATGCATGTTATGTTGTTTGAAGTTATTCAAAATATGTTCAATTTTATACATATGTTCCATGATAGATTTACCATCAATCATCTTAAAGTTATTAAAACGATTCACAAGAAATTTCTTACTTGTTGCATCCTCTTGCATGTACCTTTCATCTAGTTTCTCCCAAAGTTCTTTTGCCAAGATTAAGTCttgataaacattaaaaatgcaTCACTAAGCCCATTAAGAGTATGTGCAATGCAAATGAAATCATCATTTTCTCACTTtgtctttctttaatttctGCAACGGTCTCTCCTTCTATTTCTTCCGGTTTGGAAGTAGTGAGGACATATGCCGCTTTCAATGTAATGAGGAgaaatttcatcttcttttaCCATCTTAGAAAGTTTCCGCCTTCAAACCTCTCCAACTTCACAAAGTTCATGGTTAAATCCTTCAAAGAAGCCATTTTTTTGTAAGAGGATTAAGCCTAAAGATTGTTGGTGGGgatggttctttgaggaatagataagaagagataagaaagaaaatagtgcacaagtcttcaaggcgtcgtactccctccgttcctaaaTATATGTCGTTTTAAAGATGTTGCACAAAAATTAAGAgataacattaaattatttaaagtttataacataaaaaaataaccaaattactaaactatccctctcttgaaactatatatttttcttgggattataaatattactctcttcatttatataacttaggaGATTAAAGATGGGTagaattggaaaaaaaagaataaatattgccttgatattttaaaatgacaattattttggaataatttttttttattcttaaaatgATATGTATTTAGGAACTGAGGGAGTAAACACTTTCCTTTAGGCTTAATTCTCCTCTGCCTAATTTCAAACTTTGGATACAAAATGGATTGAATGACAATTTCctttaggatacaatgaagacctttgagtatggtttgcacttccaaactcGAGCAAAGATAATAATGgcttttacaaagtgaaagtttgcttctatcttttgtgcactcaaatgaacaaagcaaatgaacttgTAAAGAGTTTATTTGTTATTCAATTAACTTAAATGATGGTaggagattattttttattgattactTGATAGAATCAATAATCTATGTCTTTGTTTTTCtagttataagaaaaaaaataatttttttacatctttagaaaaattgaaggaaaaaaaggtataataccGATTTGGTCTTAGGGATGTaaatggggcggggaatccctgTTCCCCGTGGGGACCTGCCCTGGCTGGGTGGGGATTCCCCGAACTAACCCCCATGTGGGGCGGGGAACGAGGGAAAACCCCTCCCCGCCTCGCGGAGCGGGGTTGGGGCGAGGAAGGCATTTCCCGCCCCGCTCCACATGGGGATCCCCGCGTGGATTCCcagatttttaataataataataataatatatatatatatatatatatatatatatatatatatatatatatatatatatatatatatatatatatatatatattgaaaataactcatatgattagttatttattttttaaaaataattcattatgaatataagattataaggaccaaatatgtgggtttcaaaaaaaatatatttctagtatttattaataatgttttagacttttagacTTTAAGTAATACTAGTATTACTCCCGTGTGATGTatgaatatttatatgatttttttaaaaaaaatttaataatcctttttttattttctatagaaattaaggtaaaattaagattaaataaaataagctatttatcaacttcaaaaatataatatttttataaaattaattttattatatattataagataaaataataaaaattagtttaaaataatataatttagtgttatgttataaatattttaatattattaaaataatattggtaaaatttctatgagaaattgacaagtgtcaaataggtttatatatatatatatatatttatatataatattattagaattttatgtaataaaaaaaattggcagGTAGCGGGATCCTcgcgggggagtgagtggggataATTTCTCCCCCGCTTGGAATTTGGAGGCGGGGAATACCCACCTCGTGGGAAGCGGGGATAGGGACGGGGATCCGATTCCCCGCCCGCCCCGCCCCACTTACATCCCtatttggtccctctacttttttctctcttccctttgATCGCTTTACTCAGAAATGCGCCCCACTAatcctctactcttgaaaatgaattaatatagTCCTTTTACCCTTAATTTCTTCTCatatagtccctctatttttgaaaatacagTCACTAATTGGACCATTTTAGAGTTGAAGGAACTAAGTataaccattttcaagagtagagagatTTGGGGgcgtatttctgagtagagagaccaaaaaaaaaagagagagaaaagtagagggaccaattcaggtattatatataaaatatatatatatatatatatataacatattaaaattacaacatgaataattaatttaagtaataaacaataatagttTTATGAATATTTAACCAAATCTCAATGAATGCGCTGGACGGTCAAAAGACATTCTCTTTAACCCAAAGAACAATTCTCGTGCCGCGTGAGATAGCTCAGCGTCTCTCCCAAATCAGCTACACTGCTTCAAACAGCAATCATCAATTCCAAGGTTGGACCCCACATAATCTCCCAATAATTTCTCGAAACGTCATCAAACAGGAATGATTCTCCCGCCACGTGAGACACCCAACCCCTTGGCCGCATCATCTGTGCTGCTCCAAACAGCAAGAATAACTTCATAAAGGTGGACCCCACATTCTTAACCAATTCTGAGATAACACGTCatcaaacacaaagaaaaaaagtttatttaaatttggtcctcataaatataaaaaattatttaagaagTCCTCGCGCTGGGGCTGTGTCTTTTTCTGGCGTTCATCTTTCGTCTTTGGCTTTCGTTCGTCGTCGCGAGAGCAGCGAGGATGGCAGCGACGCCGGCGAGGGGCCGAGCTGACTACGACCATCTCATCAAGCTACTCCTCATCGGAGACAGTGGCAAGTGCTTTTTCCTCGTTTCTTCTCCCTTTAGATCAAAATACGGATTAGGTTTTATGGCTATTGATTGAATCAGTCTCGGTTTCGATTTAGGGTTTCATTGTGGTTTGATCTATGCATCGATTTTTATGAACTTGTATCTGTGGATGATTcgtttgtttgttgtatttgttCATTGATTTCGAGGTCGGATTGGATTGATTTGAGAGGCAGGTTTTGGgaggttttgtgattttttgaTTGTTTGGAGACATTGAATCCATGgaatatttatcattaggttTAGTTGCAGTGATTGCTATGGGAAAGAATTGTATTCGATTATGCCCTAAATGGAATTTTCTCATGAAAAGATGCGAAAAATGGATAATCTTTGTCGCTAATGGGCTAATAAATCTTTGCATGTTGGAGGAATAGATAGCCAGTGTTCTTTGCCTTGAATCCatggattatttattattatctttagttGCAGTGAATGGTGGCGGAAATAATTCTATGCATCATGCCcaatggaatttttttcatgaaaaaaaaagtgaaattgGATCATCTTGGCTGCTAAGGCTAATAAATCTTTGCATGTTAGAGAATTGTTAGTCTGTGTTATTTACCTTGAATCCATGGTGTATTTATCATTATGTTTACTTTGAGTTGATAGTATCAGAAAAAATCCTATTGGATCATGCCCTAATGAAATTTCTCTAGAAAATGTGCAAAGAATGGATAATTTTTGCTGGTAATGGGCTTATAAATCTTTGCATGTTATTGGAATAGATTGCCAGTTTTCTTTGTGGTAGCCAGTAGCCACCTTCTTTGGCTCCTGGGTTGAAATAATAGTTACGATAGGTGGTAAGCATTGTTGATAGATATGTCATGAGAGGAGGACATATATGTATTCATTTACCAGTAATAACTTGAGCATTTTGAATTAAATTCTTCTAGTTACTTGAATTCCTGCTGCTTTGGGGACATCGATCCATTTCATTTGAGAGGCAAAAATGCCTTTATCCATGCAAGTTATCATATTTCATCAGAAGCTGTTATGTCTAAACATGAatgaagtcaaaattcattatttatatatgctcAAATGTTAAAAGTTGTAGCAACCAAATATGTGACAAATTATTGGtttatcttgatttttatttgttgtatacTCATTTCCGTGTCCATATCGCacaaatcatatttaaattccACAGATCATTTAAAGTTGATGTTAGAAAGGCGAAGGAATATCTAGACAAAACCAGTTTGcctgtttttgttgtttttttttattgtatttgcaCTTAGTGTGGCATTCTAATCTGGCTGGCCCTTGGTTGTTAAATTGCTAACATATCTATTTATGttatttactttttgttttgacAAGTTGGATTTTTCCTTtgtcaaaatattcaaatgtaaaccaaacattctttgatttttggcaattttattttaaaattttgttgtatCAATTTTATGTTGAattattcattttcttttgattttatgcCACTTCTTGGTAGCATAaatcatggatttttttttgtttactaaGTTTAGCTAATTTTCATGGAAGAAAATAACTGAAGTTTATAGGTTTGGTGATGTAAATTCATTTAAATGAATATACCGAAAAAATATAAATGGGTGAATTTAGTCAGGGTTATATTTGCTTGTTAATTTACTTATACCTTCAAAATTTTGGAATTGGATTATTTGTGTAGATGTAGATTaactaaaaatgaaagaaagggTTCAGAACTAATAATTGAGGGGTTAACATTTTATGCATGGAGCATAGTATTGGAATAAAGAGTTTACTATGGCATAAACTTTATACAAATAAAGTCTGGAGTAAAGTTGAATATGGCTCGGGggtttaaaatatgttttactattcaatttgattttatttgattttatttgatttactttattgtaaaattttacTTGCTGATATTTATTTTGCTTCCATGAAGATCCATAGCcacatgaattttttatttcattcttaAGTCCATTCCTGTTTGACAAAGAATATCATTGTCAAATTGTATGTTAAGAAAATACCCTCTGTTACCTCTATTTTTCTTATGTGGTTCCTGCACTTGAATTTGCATTGCAGGTGTCGGGAAGAGTTGCTTGCTATTGAGATTTTCTGATGATACATTCACCACTAGCTTTATTACAACAATTGGGTGCATATCCTGACCATTATTTGCTGATGAAGGTGAGGGGCATGTAAATGCTGCACTTATAACTAATTCTAGGGTGATTTCTGTTTCATTAGGATTGACTTCAAGATTAGAAACATTGAACTTGACGGGAAGCGCATCAAGCTGCAGATTTGGGATACAGCTGGCCAAGAACGTTTTCGTACAATTACTACAGGTAGTTTGAAATGCCAGAAACATGAGCATTTTATGAGACATAATACTGGCATGAAttagtgcatttcatatattaTCACACTGATGAATTGCATATTTGGTAACCCAAGTAAACTAATTGACAGGCATTTCTTGAAAGTGCACCAGGCAAAGGGACTTTGGTACAATTTTCATTGAACTTTATTTTTTCTGTCAATGAACACAGTACAATCaccttcaaacttttttttctgTTAATGGACATTTGTACAAGCTTAGTGACTGATGCCAAGCTTGAGATGCTTTCCATCATCAAACTTGGCATCAGTCCCTGAGATTGGTGGTCATTGATGGAAAAGATAGTTTGATAGTGATTGTACCTGTGTCCAGTAACAGAAAAACAATGTTGACAGAGGATTGTATACTGTGTGTTAGGAAAAccattcatgatttattatttatctgatCAATAAAAACTTGTACAAGATCATCAGGCCTATGCAttttctccattttatagttgttCATTGTCATCTTTGCTTTCATTGTTGTAGGCCTTCATTTAGCATCTGGCTGTCTAGTCAACATGTATGTCAAAATGTAAAAGTTGGGTCAGCCTCATCTCTTTTGGGACTCGGTCTAAACCTTCATCATAACAAGGAATGAGCCCTTAGCCCTTTGACTCTCCCACCattctttttcctttatcaGTTTTATCTACATCATAAAGTTACTTTTCAATACCCTTGCCGCCAAAAGATAAACCAGTGCGTCATGGCATTGAGCATTTCTATCAAATGAGCGGAGTGAGTGAATAGTTCAAGTTTGCCTAGAATGCAACTGCTGTTTGGATTAAACAGGCAAAGCTTGAGCCACAATGGCAGGCTCCATTGTTAAACAAACTGAGCTCAAAAGATGGCGGTTTCATTGGAGTCTAgctaaaaaatttgatattttatagaAGAATTATGTGTAGTTTATGTCAAGATTGAAAGTTAATATTGCAGTTGGTATATCTCACGGTAATGTCATGTATGCCGTTAAGCTGTGTTTTCAAATCCTGCCAtagattttgtttgtttttaggtTCAATAATCATTTTTTGCCAGTGGCTTGAACTTGAGACCAGATGCTTGGGTTTGATTCAAGCTTAAGTGAGGCATGGCTTGCTTAAGGTTAGTTTGTTTACAGCCCCAGTGATGTTGGCAACAATTAGGCATGGATGTAAGATGAGGAGGCTAAAAGTAAAGGGCGTGAGCTGTGTTGGGGTTGGTGAGTTTAAAATTAGAGTGCAAGTATAACGGGTACTTTTTAATATATGGTCCTTGGATGCCAGTTGATTATGTGAATTGCAATATGTTTAACGATGATGGCATAGGTGGTACTTACGCCTTTGGCATTGGCTGTAGGGGAGTAACATGTTGGCCGTGTTTAGCAGTAAGGATAAGGGTCGGAATAAGCCTTATATTTTGCTAAGGATAAGGGTCGGAATAAGCCTTATATTTTGGGAATAGGTTATcgaaagataattaaaaaatggtgAATagaatttgttattttctttgggGTGTTTTGTAAAAAAGTCACCTTATTCACATGAATAACTATAAGGCTATTTTAGTGTTGGGGGAATAATtatagatttattattttgtaaacttttttatcaataatttatttatttatttttatctaatctatattatttattataaataatacatttttttcttttttaaaaaaataattgtattattttatcattttattatttattatttattgtttattctgTTGTTTTATCTAATCTATATAATTGATAcaatgcttatttttttaatttaattagcaatatatatttattcctGTTGTCCTCTATATAAGAGGCCAAGAACAGCAACcatttattctttgtatttaatTCAATCTTGGTATTCACCCTTTTTGTTCCAAATTTCCTAATCCTTGTTTGTATGCTGTCAAACATGGCTGTAATTTTCTATTTGGATAAGCAGttataaaaaagataattttgttGGGCAAATTTGGCATACAATGGGCAGGGTGAATTTGACATTAAATAGGCTATAATTTCTCCAGGAGATGGTTGGTAATGGCATTGTATAGTCACTacatttcataatatttatttagagAATAAGGTATATATGCATAGTACTTTAGAACACTTGCTATCTGTAAccttatttccaaaataataaatttgttccAAGTAATTATTGTCATGCTCATGGATGTTCTGGTTGTGATTTTTACCCATCCTCATTGTTCAACAATTTGTGCAGCTTATTACAGGGGTGCCATGGGTATTTTGCTGGTTTATGACGTGACTGATGAATCTTCTTTCAACAGTATCCATTGTTTACTTCTCATCTAATGATCAATCCTCTTCAATTGATAATGTGATTGAAATTTGATCGCTATTATGTTTGTTTATGATTCTTGACTCCAAACTAGATATTAGGAACTGGATTCGCAACATTGAGCAGCATGCATCTGACAATGTCAATAAAATATTGGTCGGAAACAAGGCTGACATGGATGAAAGCAAACGGGTAAACTGCACAACAGAATAAATGATCATATCAATGGAAATCTTTGTTCGTATATCTTATTTGATCACATCTGGTGCTTTTCTCAGG
This window encodes:
- the LOC120259990 gene encoding ras-related protein RABE1d-like, translated to MAATPARGRADYDHLIKLLLIGDSGVGKSCLLLRFSDDTFTTSFITTIGIDFKIRNIELDGKRIKLQIWDTAGQERFRTITTAYYRGAMGILLVYDVTDESSFNNIRNWIRNIEQHASDNVNKILVGNKADMDESKRAVPTSRGQMLADEYGIKFFETSAKTNYNVEQVFFSIARDIKQRLVESETKAEPQTIKISKPDATTAASTAAAKSSCCGS